Proteins from one Mercurialis annua linkage group LG7, ddMerAnnu1.2, whole genome shotgun sequence genomic window:
- the LOC126656138 gene encoding telomere repeat-binding factor 2: protein MGAPKQKWTAEEEAALKAGVLKHGTGKWRTILMDPEFNSILRLRSNVDLKDKWRNINVTAIWGSRQKAKIALKKTPQTPKRDENPKALSLVVQGKDEIIDAKPLAVSNGTPKPVGSKEQVARLDNVILEAIAALKEPSGSDRNSIALYIEEKYFAPSNLRKLLAGKLKRLTASGKLSKVKHKYKIVSSSAVSEGRKSSPLQRAEAKQKDSPKSEKSTPKILTKSQVDQELSKIKGMTALEAAAAAAKAVAEAEAAIAEAEAAAREADAAEAEAEAAQVFAKAAIKAFKYRARHLMA, encoded by the exons ATGGGTGCTCCTAAGCAAAAGTGGACAGCAGAAGAAGAGGCTGCCCTTAAAGCTGGAGTGCTTAAGCATGGGACGGGGAAATGGCGTACCATACTCATGGATCCTGAGTTCAATTCCATCTTGAGGTTACGCTCAAATGTTGATTTGAAG GATAAATGGAGAAATATAAATGTGACTGCGATATGGGGATCAAGACAAAAGGCCAAGATCGCCCTTAAAAAGACTCCTCAGACTCCCAAACGCGATGAGAATCCTAAGGCTTTGAGCCTTGTAGTTCAGGGGAAAGATGAAATTATTGATGCTAAACCTCTAGCAGTTTCTAATGGAACTCCAAAGCCTGTTGGTTCAAAAGAACAAGTTGCAAG GCTGGACAATGTAATTTTAGAGGCTATTGCCGCATTGAAGGAGCCAAGCGGTTCTGATAGGAATTCAATTGCTTTGTATATAGAG GAGAAATATTTTGCACCTTCAAACCTGAGGAAGCTATTGGCAGGAAAATTAAAACGTCTGACGGCCAGTGGAAAATTGAGCAAG GTGAAGCATAAATACAAGATTGTGTCAAGTTCAGCAGTTTCTGAAGGAAGAAAAAGCTCTCCCCTACAACGTGCAGAGGCAAAACAGAAGGATTCTCCAAAATCTGAAAAGAGTACCCCCAAAATTCTAACCAAGTCCCAGGTTGATCAAGAACTATCAAAGATTAAGGGCATGACTGCCCTAGAGGCTGCTGCAGCTGCTGCAAAAGCAGTTGCAGAGGCAGAAGCTGCAATTGCAGAAGCTGAGGCGGCAGCAAGGGAGGCTGATGCGGCAGAAGCTGAAGCTGAAGCAGCGCAAGTTTTTGCCAAAGCTGCCATAAAAGCATTTAAATATCGGGCACGTCATCTG ATGGCTTGA